One stretch of Miscanthus floridulus cultivar M001 chromosome 18, ASM1932011v1, whole genome shotgun sequence DNA includes these proteins:
- the LOC136524721 gene encoding laccase-21-like — MGAVADTPAAAVLLRLLQLAVFLAFGVAAVCPAAQASTVHHYHFLVKRVSVTRLCRQKSILTVNGQFPGPTIRARKGDVVVVNVRNHGDRNITIHWHGVDQPRNPWSDGPEYITQCPIQTGASFAYRVILSQEEGTLWWHAHTGFDRATVHGAIVIRARREWWRDDDVNDLLEETKRTGRDVKPSDANTINGEPGNLFPCSARGTTVVAVERGKTYLLRLINAGLTNHMFFAVTGHRLTVVATDAHYTKPFAADHVIAKSAQGGRARDTGRFFLWLGGFYTKKKKEEEKENKKNEKEKEKEKEEKDKEEEEEEKEKSGYRSK; from the exons ATGGGTGCTGTTGCTGACACACCTGCAGCAGCAGTGCTGCTCCGGCTCCTGCAATTGGCTGTGTTCTTGGCCTTTGGAGTTGCAGCTGTTTGCCCTGCCGCGCAGGCCTCCACGGTTCATCACTACCATTTCCTC GTAAAGAGGGTTAGCGTCACCAGGCTGTGCCGGCAGAAGAGCATCCTCACCGTGAACGGCCAGTTCCCCGGCCCGACCATCCGCGCCCGCAAGGGCGACGTCGTCGTCGTGAACGTCCGCAACCATGGCGACAGGAACATCACCATCCACTG GCACGGCGTGGACCAGCCGCGGAACCCGTGGTCCGACGGGCCGGAGTACATCACGCAGTGCCCCATCCAGACCGGCGCCTCCTTCGCCTACCGGGTCATCCTCTCCCAGGAGGAGGGCACGCTGTGGTGGCACGCTCACACCGGCTTCGACCGCGCCACCGTGCACGGCGCCATCGTCATCCGCGCGCGTCGAGAA TGGTGGCGGGACGACGACGTGAACGACCTGCTCGAGGAGACCAAGCGAACCGGGCGCGACGTCAAGCCGTCGGACGCCAACACCATCAACGGCGAGCCGGGCAACCTGTTCCCGTGCTCCGCGCGCGgcaccaccgtcgtcgccgtGGAGCGCGGCAAGACGTACCTGCTCCGGCTGATCAACGCGGGGCTCACCAACCACATGTTCTTCGCCGTCACGGGACACCGTCTGACGGTTGTGGCCACGGACGCGCACTACACGAAGCCGTTCGCCGCCGACCACGTGATAGCAAAATCAGCACAAGGAGGAA GAGCTAGAGACACTGGAcgtttctttctctggcttggcGGCTTCtatacgaagaagaagaaggaggaggagaaggagaacaagaagaatgagaaggagaaggagaaggagaaggaggagaaggataaggaggaggaggaggaggagaaggagaagtcgGGATATC GTTCAAAGTGA
- the LOC136524724 gene encoding exocyst complex component EXO70A3-like produces MAILLSAYKSKVGKAIRSTMEKIRVMLTGVGDDSSSSLNPQGSSDIHKITRSVMTYIRFLLSNYPSVDAVIRAKYVPHIEIEPPLDSMIMEMVSFLQEKIANISEPFPDQGLRFLFLLNNSYHIQQRFHSRYYLPEPIVLLADDISHKIKGYMETYLQVSWALLLTCLLNPTPNCLGKNSSSLYKFESEFQKIYTSQKEWKVPDPELRRRLREVMLQELFEG; encoded by the coding sequence ATGGCCATCCTCCTCTCAGCATATAAGAGCAAGGTGGGCAAGGCGATAAGGAGCACAATGGAGAAGATTAGGGTGATGTTGACGGGGGTTGGTGATGACTCGTCGAGTTCTCTAAATCCACAAGGATCATCAGACATTCACAAGATCACTCGGTCCGTAATGACATACATCAGGTTCCTGTTGTCTAATTACCCGTCAGTGGATGCCGTTATACGTGCTAAGTATGTGCCTCATATTGAAATTGAACCACCTTTGGACAGCATGATCATGGAGATGGTGTCTTTTCTACAAGAAAAGATTGCCAACATATCAGAACCATTTCCAGATCAAGGTCTCAGATTCTTATTCTTGCTCAACAACTCATACCACATCCAACAGAGATTTCATTCCCGCTATTATCTCCCAGAACCCATCGTGTTGCTAGCTGACGACATCAGTCACAAAATCAAGGGCTATATGGAGACATATCTACAAGTATCATGGGCACTGCTACTTACATGCTTGTTGAATCCTACGCCTAATTGCTTGGGGAAAAACAGTTCCTCGCTGTACAAGTTTGAGTCCGAATTTCAGAAAATCTACACCAGCCAAAAGGAGTGGAAGGTCCCAGATCCTGAGCTCAGGAGAAGGCTGCGCGAAGTGATGCTGCAAGAGCTATTCGAAGGATGA
- the LOC136524725 gene encoding uncharacterized protein, whose product MAQRNCKLLNWNVRGLNDNARRDAVSELVRDTGATIVCLQETKLQQLDAHIVTRTVGQCFVNSFDVLPAVQTRGGILLAVNENYFELSNVLLTTHAITATITMRATNTQWQITVVYGPQRDDDKILFLQELKNIPAPSHQRWLILGDFNLIYQAEDKNNTNLNRRLMGSFKATIDDLGLKEIKLNGRRFTWTNEQTNPTND is encoded by the coding sequence ATGGCTCAAAGAAACTGCAAGCTGCTAAATTGGAATGTAAGGGGACTTAATGACAATGCAAGGCGCGACGCCGTTAGTGAGCTAGTTAGAGATACTGGCGCTACCATAGTATGCCTGCAAGAGACCAAACTGCAGCAGCTCGACGCACACATAGTAACCCGGACGGTTGGACAATGCTTCGTGAATTCTTTCGATGTACTACCAGCTGTTCAGACGAGAGGGGGCATCCTGCTGGCAGTCAATGAAAACTACTTCGAACTATCCAACGTCCTTCTGACCACGCATGCAATCACAGCAACTATAACCATGAGGGCCACCAACACTCAATGGCAGATCACGGTTGTTTATGGGCCTCAAAGGGATGATGATAAGATCCTTTTCCTGCAGGAGCTCAAAAACATCCCCGCGCCCAGTCATCAGCGGTGGCTTATCCTTGGAGATTTTAATTTGATCTACCAGGCAGAAGATAAGAATAACACAAATCTCAACCGCCGCCTCATGGGCTCCTTCAAGGCGACAATTGATGATTTGGGGCTCAAAGAGATTAAGCTAAACGGCCGCCGTTTCACCTGGACCAATGAGCAAACCAACCCCACAAATGACTAG